Proteins from a genomic interval of Indicator indicator isolate 239-I01 chromosome 1, UM_Iind_1.1, whole genome shotgun sequence:
- the LOC128981352 gene encoding glutamate carboxypeptidase 2-like isoform X2, producing MKAAFMAEMKAENIKRSLYNFTQLPHLAGTKENLHLAQQVQAEWKEFGLDSVQLVHYDVLLSYPDDSKPNYISVIDEHGNEIFNTSLSEPPPPGYETVRDVVPPYSAFSAQGMPEGELVYVNYGRTEDFFLLERTMGIDCTGKIVIARYGKIFRGNKVKNAELAGAKGIILYSDPADYCAPGVDPYPNGWNLPGGGAQRGNVLNLNGAGDPLTPGYPAKEYTYRLAKARGVGLPKIPVHPIGYHDAESLLRNMGGLAPPHSSWKGSLNVSYNVGPGFTPSYSSRKVKMHIHSNNEVRRIYNVIGTIRGTVEPDRYVILGGHRDSWVFGGIDPQSGAAVVHEIVRSFGKLKTQGWRPRRTVIFASWDAEEFGLLGSTEWAEENAKVLQARGVAYINADSSVEGNYTLRVDCTPLMYRLVYSLTKEIPSPDEGFEGKSLYESWLQKNPSREYSNVPRINKLGSGNDFEVFFQRLGVASGRARYSKNWEVEKYSSYPVYHSVYETYEIVEKFYDPTFKNHLTVAQVRGGLVFELANSVVLPFDCRDYASAVNSYAHIIYNLSRKHEEELATYNVSFDALFSAVKNFTEVAASFHERLQQIDTNKHIIFAPSSHNKYAGESFPGIYDAMFDIENKADQQEAWEEVKRQISIAAFTVQAAAGTLQEVA from the exons ATGAAGGCGGCATTTATGGctgaaatgaaagctgaaaaCATCAAGCGGTCTCTTTA CAATTTTACACAGCTTCCTCACCTAGCAGGAACAAAGGAGAATCTGCATCTGGCACAGCAAGTCCAAGCTGAGTGGAAGGAGTTTGGTTTGGATTCTGTTCAGCTGGTTCATTATGATGTCTTGCTCTCTTACCCAGATGACTCTAAGCCAAACTACATCTCAGTAATTGATGAGCATGGAAATGAG ATTTTCAACACATCATTgtctgagcctcctcctccaggATATGAGACTGTTAGAGATGTGGTGCCACCCTACAGCGCATTTTCAGCCCAAGGAATGCCTGAG GGTGAATTAGTGTATGTGAATTATGGCCGCACTGAGGACTTCTTTCTGCTAGAGCGTACAATGGGAATTGACTGCACAGGAAAGATTGTTATTGCCAGATATGGGAAGATCTTCAGAGGAAACAAG GTGAAGAATGCTGAACTGGCAGGTGCCAAGGGAATTATTCTATACTCTGACCCTGCTGACTACTGTGCCCCAGGAGTAGATCCCTATCCAAATGGCTGGAACCTTCCAGGTGGAGGAGCCCAGCGTGGAAATGTATTAAACTTGAATGGGGCAGGAGATCCTCTGACACCAGGTTATCCTGCAAAAG aatACACCTACCGATTAGCCAAAGCCAGGGGTGTAGGTCTCCCAAAAATTCCAGTTCATCCTATTGGCTATCATGATGCTGAATCATTACTGCG TAATATGGGAGGACTTGCACCACCTCATAGCAGCTGGAAAGGAAGTTTGAATGTATCTTACAATGTCGGTCCAGGTTTCACACCAAGTTATTCTTCAAG AAAGGTGAAAATGCACATTCATAGCAACAATGAAGTAAGAAGGATTTACAATGTGATTGGTACCATCAGAGGCACAGTGGAACCAG ACAGGTATGTCATCTTGGGAGGTCACCGCGACTCATGGGTTTTTGGTGGCATAGATCCTCAGAGTGGAGCCGCTGTGGTTCATGAGATCGTGAGGAGCTTTGGAAAGTTGAAAACGCAAG GATGGAGGCCAAGGAGGACAGTGATATTTGCAAGCTGGGATGCAGAGGAATTTGGCTTGTTAGGATCAACAGAGTGGGCTGAG GAAAATGCCAAAGTGTTGCAAGCACGGGGAGTGGCTTACATCAATGCAGATTCCTCTGTCGAAG gAAACTACACACTACGAGTGGATTGCACACCACTGATGTACAGACTGGTGTACAGTCTGACTAAAGAG ATTCCAAGTCCTGATGAGGGGTTTGAAGGAAAATCTCTTTATGAGAGCTGGTTACAAAAAAATCCATCAAGAGAATACAGCAATGTTCCCAG aataaataaactgGGTTCTGGCAATGACTTTGAAGTCTTTTTTCAACGTCTTGGTGTTGCTTCAGGCAGAGCACGTTACAGTAAAAATTGG gaaGTAGAAAAATATAGCAGCTATCCAGTTTACCACAGTGTCTATGAAACCTATGAAATTGTGGAAAAGTTTTATGATCCCACTTTCAAGAATCATCTTACAGTAGCTCAGGTACGGGGAGGGCTGGTTTTTGAACTGGCCAACTCCGTTGTGCTTCCTTTTGACTGTAGAGATTATGCATCAGCTGTGAACAGCTATGCTCACATCATCTATAACTTGTCAAGGAAGCATGAAGAGGAATTGGCAACATACAATGTATCCTTTG atgctctcttttctgctgtgaaaaattttacAGAAGTTGCTGCTAGCTTTCATGAGAGACTGCAACAAATAGATACCAATAA ACACATCATCTTTGCTCCAAGCAGCCATAACAAGTACGCAGGAGAATCATTCCCAGGAATCTATGATGCCATGTTTGACATTGAAAACAAAGCTGATCAACAAGAAGCCTGGGAAGAAGTTAAGAGACAGATTTCCATTGCAGCCTTCACCgtacaggcagcagcagggacactgcAAGAAGTAGCATAA
- the LOC128981352 gene encoding glutamate carboxypeptidase 2-like isoform X3, with product MKAAFMAEMKAENIKRSLYNFTQLPHLAGTKENLHLAQQVQAEWKEFGLDSVQLVHYDVLLSYPDDSKPNYISVIDEHGNEIFNTSLSEPPPPGYETVRDVVPPYSAFSAQGMPEGELVYVNYGRTEDFFLLERTMGIDCTGKIVIARYGKIFRGNKVKNAELAGAKGIILYSDPADYCAPGVDPYPNGWNLPGGGAQRGNVLNLNGAGDPLTPGYPAKEYTYRLAKARGVGLPKIPVHPIGYHDAESLLRKVKMHIHSNNEVRRIYNVIGTIRGTVEPDRYVILGGHRDSWVFGGIDPQSGAAVVHEIVRSFGKLKTQGWRPRRTVIFASWDAEEFGLLGSTEWAEENAKVLQARGVAYINADSSVEGNYTLRVDCTPLMYRLVYSLTKEIPSPDEGFEGKSLYESWLQKNPSREYSNVPRINKLGSGNDFEVFFQRLGVASGRARYSKNWEVEKYSSYPVYHSVYETYEIVEKFYDPTFKNHLTVAQVRGGLVFELANSVVLPFDCRDYASAVNSYAHIIYNLSRKHEEELATYNVSFDALFSAVKNFTEVAASFHERLQQIDTNNLLAVRSLNDQLMFLERAFIDPLGLPGRPFYRHIIFAPSSHNKYAGESFPGIYDAMFDIENKADQQEAWEEVKRQISIAAFTVQAAAGTLQEVA from the exons ATGAAGGCGGCATTTATGGctgaaatgaaagctgaaaaCATCAAGCGGTCTCTTTA CAATTTTACACAGCTTCCTCACCTAGCAGGAACAAAGGAGAATCTGCATCTGGCACAGCAAGTCCAAGCTGAGTGGAAGGAGTTTGGTTTGGATTCTGTTCAGCTGGTTCATTATGATGTCTTGCTCTCTTACCCAGATGACTCTAAGCCAAACTACATCTCAGTAATTGATGAGCATGGAAATGAG ATTTTCAACACATCATTgtctgagcctcctcctccaggATATGAGACTGTTAGAGATGTGGTGCCACCCTACAGCGCATTTTCAGCCCAAGGAATGCCTGAG GGTGAATTAGTGTATGTGAATTATGGCCGCACTGAGGACTTCTTTCTGCTAGAGCGTACAATGGGAATTGACTGCACAGGAAAGATTGTTATTGCCAGATATGGGAAGATCTTCAGAGGAAACAAG GTGAAGAATGCTGAACTGGCAGGTGCCAAGGGAATTATTCTATACTCTGACCCTGCTGACTACTGTGCCCCAGGAGTAGATCCCTATCCAAATGGCTGGAACCTTCCAGGTGGAGGAGCCCAGCGTGGAAATGTATTAAACTTGAATGGGGCAGGAGATCCTCTGACACCAGGTTATCCTGCAAAAG aatACACCTACCGATTAGCCAAAGCCAGGGGTGTAGGTCTCCCAAAAATTCCAGTTCATCCTATTGGCTATCATGATGCTGAATCATTACTGCG AAAGGTGAAAATGCACATTCATAGCAACAATGAAGTAAGAAGGATTTACAATGTGATTGGTACCATCAGAGGCACAGTGGAACCAG ACAGGTATGTCATCTTGGGAGGTCACCGCGACTCATGGGTTTTTGGTGGCATAGATCCTCAGAGTGGAGCCGCTGTGGTTCATGAGATCGTGAGGAGCTTTGGAAAGTTGAAAACGCAAG GATGGAGGCCAAGGAGGACAGTGATATTTGCAAGCTGGGATGCAGAGGAATTTGGCTTGTTAGGATCAACAGAGTGGGCTGAG GAAAATGCCAAAGTGTTGCAAGCACGGGGAGTGGCTTACATCAATGCAGATTCCTCTGTCGAAG gAAACTACACACTACGAGTGGATTGCACACCACTGATGTACAGACTGGTGTACAGTCTGACTAAAGAG ATTCCAAGTCCTGATGAGGGGTTTGAAGGAAAATCTCTTTATGAGAGCTGGTTACAAAAAAATCCATCAAGAGAATACAGCAATGTTCCCAG aataaataaactgGGTTCTGGCAATGACTTTGAAGTCTTTTTTCAACGTCTTGGTGTTGCTTCAGGCAGAGCACGTTACAGTAAAAATTGG gaaGTAGAAAAATATAGCAGCTATCCAGTTTACCACAGTGTCTATGAAACCTATGAAATTGTGGAAAAGTTTTATGATCCCACTTTCAAGAATCATCTTACAGTAGCTCAGGTACGGGGAGGGCTGGTTTTTGAACTGGCCAACTCCGTTGTGCTTCCTTTTGACTGTAGAGATTATGCATCAGCTGTGAACAGCTATGCTCACATCATCTATAACTTGTCAAGGAAGCATGAAGAGGAATTGGCAACATACAATGTATCCTTTG atgctctcttttctgctgtgaaaaattttacAGAAGTTGCTGCTAGCTTTCATGAGAGACTGCAACAAATAGATACCAATAA ccTACTTGCTGTCAGATCACTAAATGATCAGCTCATGTTTCTAGAAAGGGCTTTCATCGATCCTCTTGGATTACCTGGCAGGCCATTCTATAG ACACATCATCTTTGCTCCAAGCAGCCATAACAAGTACGCAGGAGAATCATTCCCAGGAATCTATGATGCCATGTTTGACATTGAAAACAAAGCTGATCAACAAGAAGCCTGGGAAGAAGTTAAGAGACAGATTTCCATTGCAGCCTTCACCgtacaggcagcagcagggacactgcAAGAAGTAGCATAA
- the LOC128981352 gene encoding glutamate carboxypeptidase 2-like isoform X1 gives MKAAFMAEMKAENIKRSLYNFTQLPHLAGTKENLHLAQQVQAEWKEFGLDSVQLVHYDVLLSYPDDSKPNYISVIDEHGNEIFNTSLSEPPPPGYETVRDVVPPYSAFSAQGMPEGELVYVNYGRTEDFFLLERTMGIDCTGKIVIARYGKIFRGNKVKNAELAGAKGIILYSDPADYCAPGVDPYPNGWNLPGGGAQRGNVLNLNGAGDPLTPGYPAKEYTYRLAKARGVGLPKIPVHPIGYHDAESLLRNMGGLAPPHSSWKGSLNVSYNVGPGFTPSYSSRKVKMHIHSNNEVRRIYNVIGTIRGTVEPDRYVILGGHRDSWVFGGIDPQSGAAVVHEIVRSFGKLKTQGWRPRRTVIFASWDAEEFGLLGSTEWAEENAKVLQARGVAYINADSSVEGNYTLRVDCTPLMYRLVYSLTKEIPSPDEGFEGKSLYESWLQKNPSREYSNVPRINKLGSGNDFEVFFQRLGVASGRARYSKNWEVEKYSSYPVYHSVYETYEIVEKFYDPTFKNHLTVAQVRGGLVFELANSVVLPFDCRDYASAVNSYAHIIYNLSRKHEEELATYNVSFDALFSAVKNFTEVAASFHERLQQIDTNNLLAVRSLNDQLMFLERAFIDPLGLPGRPFYRHIIFAPSSHNKYAGESFPGIYDAMFDIENKADQQEAWEEVKRQISIAAFTVQAAAGTLQEVA, from the exons ATGAAGGCGGCATTTATGGctgaaatgaaagctgaaaaCATCAAGCGGTCTCTTTA CAATTTTACACAGCTTCCTCACCTAGCAGGAACAAAGGAGAATCTGCATCTGGCACAGCAAGTCCAAGCTGAGTGGAAGGAGTTTGGTTTGGATTCTGTTCAGCTGGTTCATTATGATGTCTTGCTCTCTTACCCAGATGACTCTAAGCCAAACTACATCTCAGTAATTGATGAGCATGGAAATGAG ATTTTCAACACATCATTgtctgagcctcctcctccaggATATGAGACTGTTAGAGATGTGGTGCCACCCTACAGCGCATTTTCAGCCCAAGGAATGCCTGAG GGTGAATTAGTGTATGTGAATTATGGCCGCACTGAGGACTTCTTTCTGCTAGAGCGTACAATGGGAATTGACTGCACAGGAAAGATTGTTATTGCCAGATATGGGAAGATCTTCAGAGGAAACAAG GTGAAGAATGCTGAACTGGCAGGTGCCAAGGGAATTATTCTATACTCTGACCCTGCTGACTACTGTGCCCCAGGAGTAGATCCCTATCCAAATGGCTGGAACCTTCCAGGTGGAGGAGCCCAGCGTGGAAATGTATTAAACTTGAATGGGGCAGGAGATCCTCTGACACCAGGTTATCCTGCAAAAG aatACACCTACCGATTAGCCAAAGCCAGGGGTGTAGGTCTCCCAAAAATTCCAGTTCATCCTATTGGCTATCATGATGCTGAATCATTACTGCG TAATATGGGAGGACTTGCACCACCTCATAGCAGCTGGAAAGGAAGTTTGAATGTATCTTACAATGTCGGTCCAGGTTTCACACCAAGTTATTCTTCAAG AAAGGTGAAAATGCACATTCATAGCAACAATGAAGTAAGAAGGATTTACAATGTGATTGGTACCATCAGAGGCACAGTGGAACCAG ACAGGTATGTCATCTTGGGAGGTCACCGCGACTCATGGGTTTTTGGTGGCATAGATCCTCAGAGTGGAGCCGCTGTGGTTCATGAGATCGTGAGGAGCTTTGGAAAGTTGAAAACGCAAG GATGGAGGCCAAGGAGGACAGTGATATTTGCAAGCTGGGATGCAGAGGAATTTGGCTTGTTAGGATCAACAGAGTGGGCTGAG GAAAATGCCAAAGTGTTGCAAGCACGGGGAGTGGCTTACATCAATGCAGATTCCTCTGTCGAAG gAAACTACACACTACGAGTGGATTGCACACCACTGATGTACAGACTGGTGTACAGTCTGACTAAAGAG ATTCCAAGTCCTGATGAGGGGTTTGAAGGAAAATCTCTTTATGAGAGCTGGTTACAAAAAAATCCATCAAGAGAATACAGCAATGTTCCCAG aataaataaactgGGTTCTGGCAATGACTTTGAAGTCTTTTTTCAACGTCTTGGTGTTGCTTCAGGCAGAGCACGTTACAGTAAAAATTGG gaaGTAGAAAAATATAGCAGCTATCCAGTTTACCACAGTGTCTATGAAACCTATGAAATTGTGGAAAAGTTTTATGATCCCACTTTCAAGAATCATCTTACAGTAGCTCAGGTACGGGGAGGGCTGGTTTTTGAACTGGCCAACTCCGTTGTGCTTCCTTTTGACTGTAGAGATTATGCATCAGCTGTGAACAGCTATGCTCACATCATCTATAACTTGTCAAGGAAGCATGAAGAGGAATTGGCAACATACAATGTATCCTTTG atgctctcttttctgctgtgaaaaattttacAGAAGTTGCTGCTAGCTTTCATGAGAGACTGCAACAAATAGATACCAATAA ccTACTTGCTGTCAGATCACTAAATGATCAGCTCATGTTTCTAGAAAGGGCTTTCATCGATCCTCTTGGATTACCTGGCAGGCCATTCTATAG ACACATCATCTTTGCTCCAAGCAGCCATAACAAGTACGCAGGAGAATCATTCCCAGGAATCTATGATGCCATGTTTGACATTGAAAACAAAGCTGATCAACAAGAAGCCTGGGAAGAAGTTAAGAGACAGATTTCCATTGCAGCCTTCACCgtacaggcagcagcagggacactgcAAGAAGTAGCATAA